In Pseudomonas sp. ADAK2, the genomic window TACATAGGCTTTCAGAGTGTTGAGATCTTTGTAATCGATCTCTTTCACGTCTTCAGCGGTGAAGCGGCAGAATTTACGACGACGGAAGAAACGTGCCATGTAATAGGCTCCTCAAAAGGTCCGTGGATTACTCGTCAGCGTTATCGCTGTTGTCGCTGTCATCACTATCAGCGCTTTCAGCGCCTTCGTGCTCAGGACGGTCGCGACGCTCACGGCGCTCACTGCGGTTTTCTTCAGCCTTGAGCATCTCGGATTGGCCGGTAACGGCTTCTTCGCGACGGATGACCAGGTTACGGATCACTGCATCGTTGTAGCGGAAGTTGTCTTCCAGCTCGGCCAGGGCCTTGCCAGTGCATTCAACGTTCAGCATCACGTAGTGAGCCTTGTGAACATTGTTGATTGCATAGGCCAGTTGACGACGGCCCCAATCTTCCAGACGGTGGATTTTGCCGCCGTCTTCTTCGATCAGCTTGGTGTAACGCTCTACCATGCCGCCGACTTGCTCGCTTTGATCCGGGTGGACCAAAAAGATGATTTCGTAATGACGCATGAATGCTCCTTACGGGTTGTAGCCTGCCGTTCAAAAACGGTCAGACAAGGAGTGAATGACACTTATGGACTTGCTTGCGATAGACACATGCGTGCCTGCCGTCACAGCAAGGGGCGCAATTGTAGAGAAGGGACTGGAGAGGTGCAAGGCAATTGGTGATTATTTGAACAGTTCGTTCACCCACCTATTTTCGCCACCCCACAAACCACTGTAGGAGCAAAGCTTGCTCGCGATGAGGGCGCAACATTCAACATTGATGCTGAATGTTACACCGCTATCGCGAGCAAGCTTTGCTCCTACAGACAGCAGTGTGTCAGGACTTTTTGGTGGCAGCCTTGACGCTGCGCTGGCGCTGGGCTTCGAACAGGCAAACGCCAGTCGCCACGGAAACGTTGAGGCTGCTGACGCTGCCGGTCATCGGCAAGTGCACCAGGTAGTCGCACAGATCGCGAGTCAGGCGACGCATGCCGCTGCCTTCGGCGCCCATGATCAGGATGGTCGGGCCGGTCATGTCTTGCTGATACAGACTCTGCTCGGCCTCGCCCGCCGTACCGACGACCCACAAGCCGCGCTGCTTGAGTTTCTCAAGCGTGCGCGCCAGGTTGGTCACCGCAACCAATGGAATCACTTCCGCCGCGCCGCAGGCCACTTTACGCACTGTCGGGGTCAGGGTGGCTGACTTGTCTTTCGGCACGATCACCGCCAACGCACCGGCCGCATCGGCCGAACGCAGGCAAGCGCCGAGGTTGTGCGGGTCGGTCACGCCGTCGAGCACCAGCAGCAACGGTGCGCCTTCGGATCGGTCCAGCAGCTCGTCGAGCATCGCCTCGCCCCAGACCTGGCTCGGACTCACGTCCGCGACCACGCCCTGGTGCACGCCGTCGACCCAGGCATCCAGCTCGCGACGCTCGGCGTTACCGACGGCGACACGATTTTCGGCTGCCAACGCGATCAGCGTCTGAACCCGCGGATCGCTGCGGCCTTCAGCCAGCCAGATCTGTTTGACGCGTTTCGGGTGGTGACGCAGCAACGCTTCTACCGCATGCACGCCGTAGATTTTTTCCAACTGACTCATGACTTGGCCTTAGGTTTACGCGCCCCACCGCTTTTGGCAGCTGGAGCCGAGCCCGATTTTGGCGGGCCTTTACGGTGTTTACTGGCCGGCTTGCCGCCGGGAGCCTTGTCAGGCGCCGACCGTCCGGTCTTTCCCCCAGACGCCGCTTTACCGCCGCTTTTCGCTTCAGACAGCAACGCCTGCTTCATTTCACGGCTTTTGCGCAGCTCGGCGTTTTTCGCCGCCGCATCGCTTGGGCGATAGGCTTCAGGCGCTTTTTCCTTGGCAGGACGACGACCGGTTTTTGCCGGGGCCGGCTCTGCTGCAGCGGCGGTTTTCGCCGCAGGCGCTGTGGTTTCGGCGCCGCGTTTCTTGCGGCCGATCGGCGCACTGATGGTCTTTTCAGCCATCTCGAAGTCGATTTTGCGTTCGTCGAGGTCAACGCGCATCACGCGCACTTCAACAGTGTCGCCGAGGCGGAAGCTACGACCGGTACGCTCACCGGCGAGGCGGTGGTGCACAGGATCGAAGTGGTAGTAATCCCCCGGCAGCGCGGTGACGTGCACCAAGCCTTCGACGTAGATATCGGTCAGCTCGACGAACAGGCCAAAACCGGTCACGGCGGTGATCACACCCGGGAACGATTCGCCCACGCGGTCTTTCATGAACTCGCACTTGAGCCAGTTCACCACGTCGCGGGTCGCTTCGTCGGCACG contains:
- the rpsF gene encoding 30S ribosomal protein S6, whose protein sequence is MRHYEIIFLVHPDQSEQVGGMVERYTKLIEEDGGKIHRLEDWGRRQLAYAINNVHKAHYVMLNVECTGKALAELEDNFRYNDAVIRNLVIRREEAVTGQSEMLKAEENRSERRERRDRPEHEGAESADSDDSDNSDNADE
- the rlmB gene encoding 23S rRNA (guanosine(2251)-2'-O)-methyltransferase RlmB, translated to MSQLEKIYGVHAVEALLRHHPKRVKQIWLAEGRSDPRVQTLIALAAENRVAVGNAERRELDAWVDGVHQGVVADVSPSQVWGEAMLDELLDRSEGAPLLLVLDGVTDPHNLGACLRSADAAGALAVIVPKDKSATLTPTVRKVACGAAEVIPLVAVTNLARTLEKLKQRGLWVVGTAGEAEQSLYQQDMTGPTILIMGAEGSGMRRLTRDLCDYLVHLPMTGSVSSLNVSVATGVCLFEAQRQRSVKAATKKS